A part of Fusarium oxysporum Fo47 chromosome III, complete sequence genomic DNA contains:
- a CDS encoding major facilitator superfamily domain-containing protein, with the protein MAIDPQPSSPSLSSETIANDTIGNENNANEPSVEPKTQENQHTVPPRLSRIYSQAHHISQSFIDQNYPGEGTTQAPYRINFLPDDTQNAQLLPRWKKWAFVLLQSLACLATTFASSAYSGGIKQVIRAFGISQEVATLGISLYVLGFTFGPLIWAPLSELYGRKKVFFFTFMVATAFSAGAAGAGSIASLLVLRFLTGSIGSAPLSNAPALIADMFDKSERGLAMCMFSGAPFLGPAIGPIAGGFLGEAAGWRWLHGLMAAFTGVTWIACTVFIPETYAPYILRKRAQHMSKLTGKVYISTLDADKPPSSAAHQLKNALTRPWLLLFKEPIVFITSIYISIIYGTMYMCFAAFPIVFQKGRGWSQGIGGLAFTGIVIGVVLCIISFAFEDKRYARAARKRGAPMEPEDRLPPAIMGSLLIPIGLFWFAWTTFPSVHWIVPIIGTVFFAWGLVLVFMALLNYLIDSYVIFAASIMAANSALRSLFGAAFPLFTRQMYDGLGVQWASSIPAFLALACVPFPFLFYKYGRQIRMKCEYAAEAANVLQKMRSLHVTVTEDDAMNEAEEMWRARTHNSHASAAHSHGHRRSLSYTRSV; encoded by the exons ATGGCTATCGATCCTCAACCCAGTTCTCCCTCGCTGTCCTCCGAGACTATTGCCAACGACACTATCGGCAATGAGAACAATGCGAACGAACCCAGCGTCGAGCCAAAGACACAGGAGAATCAGCATACAGTGCCACCTCGACTTTCTCGAATCTACAGTCAAGCGCACCATATTAGCCAGTCCTTCATCGATCAGAATTACCCAGGAGAGGGTACAACACAGGCTCCGTATCGCATCAACTTCCTCCCCGATGATACCCAAAATGCTCAGCTACTTCCCCGATGGAAGAAGTGGGCATTTGTCCTTCTCCAGTCTCTGGCATGTCTCGCAACTACATTTGCCAGTTCAGCGTATTCGGGCGGTATCAAGCAAGTCATTCGCGCGTTTGGCATCTCCCAAGAAGTCGCTACGCTTGGAATCTCCCTCTACGTCCTGGGTTTCACGTTCGGGCCTTTGATCTGGGCGCCATTGTCGGAGCTTTACGGGCGGAAGAAGGTCTTTTTCTTCACATTCATGGTTGCAACAGCATTCAGCGCTGGGGCTGCCGGAGCAGGATCCATCGCTTCTTTGCTGGTTCTGCGTTTCTTGACTGGATCTATTGGCTCTGCGCCTCTTTCAAATGCGCCAGCGCTCATTGCGGACATGTTTGACAAGTCGGAGCGAGGCTTGGCTATGTGCATGTTCTCGGGAGCCCCTTTCCTGGGACCCGCCATCG GTCCTATTGCAGGAGGCTTCCTTGGCGAGGCCGCAGGTTGGCGTTGGCTTCATGGGCTCATGGCTGCCTTCACTGGCGTCACCTGGATTGCCTGCACCGTCTTCATCCCAGAGACATACGCGCCGTACATTCTGCGCAAGCGCGCCCAGCACATGTCCAAGCTCACGGGCAAAGTGTACATCTCCACTCTAGATGCAGACAAGCCACCAAGCTCGGCTGCTCATCAGCTCAAGAACGCTCTCACCAGACCCTGGTTGCTGCTGTTCAAAGAGCCTatcgtcttcatcacctCCATCTATATCTCCATCATCTACGGCACCATGTACATGTGCTTCGCTGCGTTTCCCATCGTCTTTCAGAAAGGGCGAGGCTGGAGCCAAGGTATTGGTGGACTTGCCTTCACTGGTATTGTTATTGGTGTTGTTCTCTGCATTATTAGCTTTGCCTTTGAAGATAAGCGCTACGCTCGCGCTGCTCGGAAAAGAGGTGCCCCGATGGAGCCTGAAGACAGACTGCCACCAGCAATCATGGGTTCCCTTCTCATTCCCATCGGTCTCTTTTGGTTCGCTTGGACAACGTTTCCCAGTGTTCACTGGATCGTCCCTATCATCGGTACCGTGTTCTTTGCCTGGGGTCTCGTCCTTGTCTTCATGGCGCTCTTGAACTATCTCATTGACTCCT ACGTCATCTTTGCCGcatccatcatggctgcAAACTCTGCACTTCGATCACTCTTTGGTGCCGCCTTTCCTCTGTTCACAAGACAAATGTACGATGGCCTCGGAGTTCAGTGGGCTAGTTCCATCCCAGCTTTCCTCGCCCTAGCCTGTGTCCCCTttcccttcctcttctaCAAGTACGGACGCCAGATCCGGATGAAGTGCGAGTACGCCGCAGAGGCTGCCAATGTTCTCCAAAAAATGCGGTCTCTTCACGTCACTGTGACTGAAGATGACGCCATGAAcgaggctgaggagatgTGGAGGGCCAGAACGCACAACAGCCACGCATCAGCCGCTCATAGCCACGGTCATCGTCGATCTCTGAGTTATACTCGCTCTGTTTGA